The following nucleotide sequence is from Azospirillum brasilense.
CCAGACTGCGCTACGCCCCGACGTCGCGCAGTGGAATACACGAACCCTGAGCGGACGGCAAGACGCTGCCGCATCTATCCCGCAGGGTGGACCTTCCGTATGATGCCGCCCCCTTCGACCGCGTCGGCCACTCCTTCCTTGAACACCTCCTCCCCGCCCCCGCCCCCGCCCCGTCTCGCCGTCTTCGTGTCCGGGCTGGACGACACCCCGGCCGGACGCGCCGCTGTGGCTCTGGCCGATGCCCTGCGGCGGCGTGGATATGGGCTCGACGTCATGGCCCCCATGGGGGGAGGATTGTTGCGGGCGGCGCTGCACCCGGGCATCGGCCAGATCGACCTCGCCAAGCGCCACACCGGCACTTCCATCCTCGCGCTCGCGCGGATCGTCGCGGAGCGGCGGCCGGGCGGCCTGATCGGGGTGGGAGGGGACGCCGGACTCGTCGCCCTTGGCGCCGTCCGGCTGGCGCGGCAGGGCACGCCCGCGGCGGTGCTGGAGGACCAGCCGCCGTTCGTCGGTGGGGTGCGGCGCGCCTTGCGGATGTGGCTGCACCCGCGCGCCTGCATCGTGGTGAGCGGCGCCTCCACGCCCCCTGAGGAGGCCGCCCGGCTCCTCCTGACCGCCTTCGGGTTGCCCGATGAGGCTCGTTAGCGCCGCGGCGCCGTCACTTTGCGGTGCCGAACGCCGCGTGCGCCACCCGGTCGCCCGGACGGATCCCCAGACGCGCGCTCATGCCGCCGTTGATCTCCAGAATGCCCTTCACCGGACCGGCGGAGTTCACCGCGTCCAGCGATTGCGGGACGGCGTTGGCCTGGATGTTCACGATCCGGCCGTCCGTGCCGATGAAGATCATGTCGAGCGGGATCAGCGTGTTCTTCATCCAGAAGCTGGCCGGCTGCGGGCGGTCGTAGATGAACAGCATGCCGGAGTCGGCGGCCATCTTTTCGCGGAACATCAGCCCCTGCGCCTGCTGCGCCGGGGTTTCCGCCAGTTCCACATCGAAGCGGTACTTGCCGCCGCCCGGCGTCTCGACGGTCAGGGAGGAGCGCGCGAAGCTCTCCAACGCCGCCGCCGGCAAGGCCGACAGCAGAATCGCGGCCCCCATCAGAAGCCCGCCCAAAAGGCCACGCACAGCCCGTCCGATCATCGCGACCAACCCATTCCTTGACGTTCAGAGCTTGGACGATGCCGCCGCGATGTGCGGCTGTCCAGCGGCCTCTTCGACGGCGTTACGCCGCCGTCCGGTCGATGGCGGTGGTGTAGATGTCCTTGGTCAATGGCTTGACCTGCTTGATCTGGTAGCCAGGTCGGGCGCTGAAGCGGCGGATGGCGCGCTCCCCGGCTTCCCGGTCGCTCTCGGCCCAGACGAGATAGTCGCGTCCGCGCGCCCATTCGACGGCCAGAGGGTGCAGGGCGTCGATCTCGCCGATCTGTGTGTTGACGACGGTCACCAGCCATTCCTTGTCGTTCGGATTTCGGCGGTCGGTCAGGATCAGGAGTTGGGGCCGCTGCTTGGTCTGCGCCTCGGACAGGCGTCGCTGGATGTCCGACTGCTTGCGCCGAGCCTCGACAGTGTCGGCCATGCACTCGTCGATCTCCTTGACGAGGCTCTCCTCCTCGCGCTGGAGCCGGCGGATCGTCGCTTCCAGCTTGCCGATGGAATCCTTGGCGGCGCGCATCCGGCTGCGGCTTTGCGCCACCTGAGCATCGACCGCGAGCAGCACATTCCCCAGCCATGCCCCAATGGCGATGATCCCGAGAATGATGAGGAAGTTGATCATCATGACGCGGGTGCCTTGATGCGGGCGGGGTTGAGGCGGCCCTGCGTCTTCTGGAACGCCTTGGTGAAGCCCATCTTGAAGGGAAACGCCACCTCGACGAGTTGCTTGGCCTCCTCCGCGTTGGACGCCCAAACCTCCGCCACATTGGCACAGCGCCAGATCGGGTTGACCTGGGACTTGTCACCGCCGGAGGAGGCTTTTTCCTGGGCGACGTTCACCAGGAATTTCGACAGGCCGGCCTGGGGGTCGCCCACCTCGTGCACGAACACGGGCGGCTGGAGGGCGATTTCCGCGATCGCCCGCTCCATCTTGCGGTTTTCGGTTTCGGCGCGGTGCTTCTCGGCGGACGCATGGTTGCGCCGCTGCACCTTGCCGTTCACCCGGTCCTGAAGCTCGTGAATCTCCGAATGCAGGACGTAGATGCGGTTCTCAAGCTGGTCGATGCCTGCGGAGCGATGAAGAAAGTCGGGCAGAAAACGCTTCAGCATCATGGCGACCGGCACCGCGGCCAGCATCATCGCGGCGATGGTCAGCAGGAGCAAGGTGGTGTTGGACATCGGCGGCCTGCCCCTCTCCCTCTCCGGCTCCCGGTATGGCGTGAATCATCGAATTGGCCAGCGGACAGCACGAGTCGCGCGAATCAGGCTGTCCGATTCGTCCCGATACGTCAACTGCGTGACATACGTGAATGAAAAACTTTCCAAAGATTATCCAGTACGGACCATCTTCGTGATTGCCGCAGCGGCAACGCGACGCACCTC
It contains:
- a CDS encoding DUF192 domain-containing protein, whose amino-acid sequence is MIGRAVRGLLGGLLMGAAILLSALPAAALESFARSSLTVETPGGGKYRFDVELAETPAQQAQGLMFREKMAADSGMLFIYDRPQPASFWMKNTLIPLDMIFIGTDGRIVNIQANAVPQSLDAVNSAGPVKGILEINGGMSARLGIRPGDRVAHAAFGTAK